A portion of the Phacochoerus africanus isolate WHEZ1 chromosome 5, ROS_Pafr_v1, whole genome shotgun sequence genome contains these proteins:
- the BCL2L11 gene encoding bcl-2-like protein 11 isoform X5, with amino-acid sequence MFPAAAAAGAARARGAARGALGCPVERGGGRAASCKLCAVPASPRASPGLCLPRCLRGDGRGVPNRRRARTARRGARARTRRSEGKGQTKKDQMAKQPSDVSSECDREGGQLQPAERPPQLRPGAPTSLQTERQGNPEGEGDRCPQGSPQGPLAPPASPGPFATRSPLFIFVRRSSLLSRSSSGYFSFDTDRSPAPMSCDKSTQTPSPPCQAFNHYLSAMGLSE; translated from the exons ATGTTcccggcggcagcggcggccggGGCAGCGCGGGCAAGAGGCGCGGCGCGTGGAGCCCTCGGCTGCCCGGTGGAGCGCGGTGGCGGGAGAGCGGCGAGTTGCAAGCTTTGCGCGGTCCCGGCGTCTCCCAGGGCGAGTCCTGGGCTTTGTCTCCCGCGCTGCCTTCGTGGTGACGGTCGGGGGGTTCCGAACCGGCGTAGGGCGCGGACCGCGCGCCGAGGAGCCCGGGCCCGGACACGACGCTCCGAAGGGAAGGGGCAGAC aaaaaaagaccaaatggcAAAGCAACCTTCCGATGTAAGTTCTGAGTGTGACAGAGAAGGTGGACAGTTGCAGCCTGCGGAAAGGCCTCCTCAGCTCAGGCCTGGGGCCCCCACCTCTCTACAAACAGAGCGGCAAGGTAATCCGGAAGGAGAAGGGGACCGCTGCCCCCAAGGCAGCCCCCAGGGCCCGCTGGCCCCACCGGCCAGCCCTGGCCCCTTTGCTACCAGATCCCCGCTTTTCATCTTCGTGAGAAGATCCTCCCTGCTGTCTCGATCCTCCAGTGGGTATTTCTCTTTTGACACAGACAGGAGCCCAGCACCCATGAGTTGTGACAAATCAACACAAACCCCAAGTCCTCCTTGCCAAGCCTTCAACCATTATCTCAGTGCGATGG
- the BCL2L11 gene encoding bcl-2-like protein 11 isoform X8, with amino-acid sequence MFPAAAAAGAARARGAARGALGCPVERGGGRAASCKLCAVPASPRASPGLCLPRCLRGDGRGVPNRRRARTARRGARARTRRSEGKGQTKKDQMAKQPSDVSSECDREGGQLQPAERPPQLRPGAPTSLQTERQDRSPAPMSCDKSTQTPSPPCQAFNHYLSAMGLSE; translated from the exons ATGTTcccggcggcagcggcggccggGGCAGCGCGGGCAAGAGGCGCGGCGCGTGGAGCCCTCGGCTGCCCGGTGGAGCGCGGTGGCGGGAGAGCGGCGAGTTGCAAGCTTTGCGCGGTCCCGGCGTCTCCCAGGGCGAGTCCTGGGCTTTGTCTCCCGCGCTGCCTTCGTGGTGACGGTCGGGGGGTTCCGAACCGGCGTAGGGCGCGGACCGCGCGCCGAGGAGCCCGGGCCCGGACACGACGCTCCGAAGGGAAGGGGCAGAC aaaaaaagaccaaatggcAAAGCAACCTTCCGATGTAAGTTCTGAGTGTGACAGAGAAGGTGGACAGTTGCAGCCTGCGGAAAGGCCTCCTCAGCTCAGGCCTGGGGCCCCCACCTCTCTACAAACAGAGCGGCAAG ACAGGAGCCCAGCACCCATGAGTTGTGACAAATCAACACAAACCCCAAGTCCTCCTTGCCAAGCCTTCAACCATTATCTCAGTGCGATGG
- the BCL2L11 gene encoding bcl-2-like protein 11 isoform X4 — MFPAAAAAGAARARGAARGALGCPVERGGGRAASCKLCAVPASPRASPGLCLPRCLRGDGRGVPNRRRARTARRGARARTRRSEGKGQTKKDQMAKQPSDVSSECDREGGQLQPAERPPQLRPGAPTSLQTERQGNPEGEGDRCPQGSPQGPLAPPASPGPFATRSPLFIFVRRSSLLSRSSSGYFSFDTDRSPAPMSCDKSTQTPSPPCQAFNHYLSAMVLEKHATSS, encoded by the exons ATGTTcccggcggcagcggcggccggGGCAGCGCGGGCAAGAGGCGCGGCGCGTGGAGCCCTCGGCTGCCCGGTGGAGCGCGGTGGCGGGAGAGCGGCGAGTTGCAAGCTTTGCGCGGTCCCGGCGTCTCCCAGGGCGAGTCCTGGGCTTTGTCTCCCGCGCTGCCTTCGTGGTGACGGTCGGGGGGTTCCGAACCGGCGTAGGGCGCGGACCGCGCGCCGAGGAGCCCGGGCCCGGACACGACGCTCCGAAGGGAAGGGGCAGAC aaaaaaagaccaaatggcAAAGCAACCTTCCGATGTAAGTTCTGAGTGTGACAGAGAAGGTGGACAGTTGCAGCCTGCGGAAAGGCCTCCTCAGCTCAGGCCTGGGGCCCCCACCTCTCTACAAACAGAGCGGCAAGGTAATCCGGAAGGAGAAGGGGACCGCTGCCCCCAAGGCAGCCCCCAGGGCCCGCTGGCCCCACCGGCCAGCCCTGGCCCCTTTGCTACCAGATCCCCGCTTTTCATCTTCGTGAGAAGATCCTCCCTGCTGTCTCGATCCTCCAGTGGGTATTTCTCTTTTGACACAGACAGGAGCCCAGCACCCATGAGTTGTGACAAATCAACACAAACCCCAAGTCCTCCTTGCCAAGCCTTCAACCATTATCTCAGTGCGATGG tgcttgaAAAACATGCCACTTCCTCCTGA